A section of the Deltaproteobacteria bacterium genome encodes:
- a CDS encoding DUF4139 domain-containing protein, with the protein MKGRFAIFCCVLLLLVPASTSAGTAIKSTEQDQKSVEVTVYNSNLGLIKDTRLIDIPTGSGELRFMDVAASIVPVTVHVAPQRGPGDFIVLEQNYEYDLMNADKLLDKYVGKEIKIIDWNRYHDRKDVIQAELLSNNDGQIYRIDGEIYLGHPGFKVLPELPENLIAKPTLTWLYENTKQSPCALEVSYLTGNISWEADYIMVLNEDDRKADLSGWVTIDNRSGAGYREATLKLIAGEIHRAEEVGRDRAVLAEMVAKAAPQFEEKAFFEYHIYDLQRKTTIKDRQTKQIRLFEAADVSVEKELLVYGSTGYFTRQYREKNPEQPVAVYVFFQNSLQNNLGIPLPEGTIRLYKKDAAGSQQFIGEDRIRHTPKDEKVRLKVGEAFDVVAERKQTDFQQKTSQLFESQWEVKVRNHKMEDVVVGIIEPLYGNWSILRSSHSYRKLDAFTIRFDVTVPADGEVTVTYRVRVGL; encoded by the coding sequence ATGAAAGGAAGGTTCGCCATTTTCTGTTGCGTCCTGTTGCTTCTTGTGCCCGCATCGACATCCGCCGGCACGGCCATAAAAAGTACCGAGCAAGACCAGAAGTCGGTGGAGGTTACCGTCTATAACAGTAACCTTGGCCTAATCAAGGACACCCGGCTCATCGATATCCCTACCGGCAGCGGTGAGCTGCGGTTCATGGACGTAGCCGCTTCGATAGTCCCCGTCACCGTTCACGTGGCCCCGCAAAGGGGACCGGGTGACTTCATTGTTCTGGAACAGAACTACGAATATGACCTGATGAACGCCGACAAACTCCTCGATAAATATGTGGGCAAAGAGATAAAGATCATCGACTGGAACCGTTACCATGACCGGAAGGACGTCATACAGGCCGAACTGCTCAGCAATAACGACGGCCAGATATATCGGATCGATGGAGAGATATACCTTGGACATCCCGGGTTTAAGGTCCTTCCCGAACTTCCTGAAAACCTCATCGCGAAACCCACTCTGACCTGGTTGTATGAGAACACCAAGCAATCCCCCTGCGCCCTTGAGGTCTCCTATCTGACCGGCAACATATCCTGGGAGGCCGATTACATCATGGTATTGAACGAGGACGACCGGAAGGCGGATCTTTCGGGATGGGTCACGATCGACAACCGCAGCGGTGCGGGGTATAGAGAGGCAACCCTGAAACTGATCGCCGGAGAGATCCACCGCGCTGAGGAAGTCGGGCGCGACCGGGCCGTGCTGGCCGAAATGGTCGCAAAGGCGGCACCGCAATTCGAGGAAAAGGCGTTCTTTGAGTATCACATCTATGACCTGCAGCGAAAAACGACCATCAAGGACAGGCAGACAAAACAGATACGGCTGTTCGAGGCAGCGGACGTTTCCGTCGAAAAGGAACTTCTTGTCTACGGTTCGACGGGATATTTCACCAGGCAGTATCGTGAGAAAAATCCGGAACAGCCCGTTGCGGTGTACGTGTTCTTCCAAAACTCTTTACAGAACAACCTCGGCATTCCGCTCCCCGAGGGAACCATCCGTCTCTATAAAAAGGACGCTGCGGGAAGCCAGCAGTTCATCGGGGAAGACAGGATCCGTCACACACCGAAAGATGAGAAAGTGCGGCTGAAGGTCGGTGAGGCCTTCGACGTGGTAGCCGAACGCAAGCAGACCGATTTTCAACAGAAGACATCGCAGCTCTTCGAATCTCAGTGGGAAGTGAAGGTCAGGAACCACAAGATGGAAGACGTTGTCGTGGGTATCATTGAGCCCCTTTACGGCAACTGGTCGATCCTCAGGAGCAGCCATTCGTACCGGAAGCTTGACGCCTTCACGATCCGGTTCGATGTAACCGTTCCCGCCGACGGCGAGGTCACCGTTACCTACCGGGTTCGAGTAGGGTTGTAG
- a CDS encoding DMT family transporter, whose translation MKTVVVLLIGITAISFAAIFIKFCDDVPAVMIATYRLVIASACLLVYFRIRGCSFSTLTRRDLLLSFLGGLFLALHFITWITSLKYTSVASSVVLVTTNPIFVGVFSALVLRERQQGTLVAGIILCVAGSAFIALGDGGFRALDFGDGRAVLGDVLALMGAVMASGYLIVGSAVRERLDNLTYITIVFSISAAVLLAVSLVCSIPFTGYRPSSYLFMALLAVVPQLIGHTAFNWALRHIRAGMIAITILGEPVGATLLAYTLLGEPISGFQGMGMVLIFAAIIIASRRGGKSLSA comes from the coding sequence CTGAAGACCGTCGTCGTTCTTCTGATCGGCATTACGGCCATATCCTTCGCGGCCATCTTCATCAAGTTCTGCGATGATGTGCCCGCCGTCATGATCGCCACCTACCGTCTGGTCATTGCTTCGGCCTGCCTCCTGGTGTATTTCAGGATACGGGGCTGCAGCTTCTCAACGCTGACGCGGCGGGACCTGCTTCTCTCATTTCTCGGTGGACTTTTCCTCGCCCTCCACTTCATTACCTGGATCACGTCGCTGAAATATACATCAGTGGCGAGCAGTGTCGTTCTCGTGACGACAAATCCCATCTTCGTCGGTGTTTTTTCCGCCCTTGTCCTGCGGGAACGCCAGCAGGGAACGCTGGTGGCCGGGATCATTCTCTGCGTTGCCGGAAGCGCATTTATCGCCTTGGGAGACGGCGGTTTCCGTGCCCTGGACTTCGGTGACGGAAGGGCTGTACTGGGTGATGTACTGGCACTGATGGGCGCCGTCATGGCAAGCGGTTACCTTATCGTGGGAAGCGCGGTCAGAGAGCGGCTCGATAATCTGACCTATATCACGATCGTCTTTTCCATCAGCGCGGCCGTTCTCCTTGCCGTCTCGCTTGTATGCTCTATTCCCTTCACGGGATACCGTCCTTCATCGTATCTCTTCATGGCGCTTCTCGCCGTCGTTCCCCAGCTGATCGGACATACGGCCTTCAACTGGGCGCTCCGTCATATCAGGGCCGGCATGATAGCGATCACCATTCTCGGCGAACCCGTTGGTGCCACGCTCCTGGCATACACCTTACTCGGTGAGCCCATCAGCGGGTTCCAGGGCATGGGCATGGTACTGATATTCGCCGCCATCATCATCGCATCACGAAGGGGAGGGAAGAGTCTAAGTGCCTGA
- the fadR gene encoding fatty acid metabolism transcriptional regulator FadR, producing the protein MAVEKGLPFRPAQYAERMVVTAILDGTFPPGSVLPSERVFAEELGVTRPTLREILQRLASEGWITIHHGKQTVVNNYWKEGGLRLLSTTAKYGDILSREFITNLLEVRVNLLPPVAKKAVENSPDALLEYLGKSRELKDDPEAFARYDWGLQVLIARESQNPIYLLILNDFTDIFRLMAPTYFNSRTGRKASRRYYQKLFDAIRNGGNCIEDIVREALETSIHIWEELARTQEVYNGALERMG; encoded by the coding sequence ATGGCAGTAGAGAAAGGGCTTCCGTTTCGCCCCGCCCAGTATGCCGAGCGCATGGTAGTGACCGCGATCCTTGACGGCACCTTTCCGCCCGGCTCCGTCCTGCCCAGCGAACGGGTCTTCGCGGAAGAACTGGGGGTGACCAGGCCCACGCTCAGGGAAATTCTTCAACGCCTCGCAAGTGAGGGATGGATTACCATCCATCACGGGAAACAGACCGTGGTAAACAATTACTGGAAGGAGGGTGGTCTTCGCCTGCTGAGCACCACGGCCAAATACGGTGATATCCTTTCTCGTGAGTTCATCACCAATCTTCTTGAGGTGCGGGTCAATCTCCTGCCGCCGGTGGCAAAAAAGGCCGTAGAGAATTCTCCCGATGCCCTGCTCGAATACCTTGGGAAATCCAGGGAACTGAAAGATGATCCCGAAGCTTTCGCCCGCTATGACTGGGGATTACAGGTACTGATCGCCCGCGAGTCGCAAAACCCCATATACCTGCTCATACTGAACGATTTTACCGACATCTTCAGGTTGATGGCGCCGACCTATTTCAACAGCAGGACAGGAAGGAAGGCTTCGCGAAGGTATTATCAAAAACTGTTCGATGCGATACGTAACGGTGGTAATTGCATCGAAGATATCGTCAGGGAGGCCCTTGAGACAAGCATCCATATATGGGAGGAACTGGCACGTACACAGGAGGTTTATAATGGAGCGCTGGAACGGATGGGGTGA
- a CDS encoding FAD-binding oxidoreductase: MERWNGWGDETVTMELPSQALDLLRGLIGEGTPRKDHSLEDTLAAIPQSRLGEYRLISKDPRERLIHAHGQSLPDWIALRCGTLERYPDGVAHPTTLQDVKEILDYTQREHLVVIPYGGGTSVVGHLTIPESDRPVVSLSMKRLKRMITMEPESLLATFEAGVRGPDLEAQLAAKGYTFGHYPQSFEYSSLGGWIVTRSSGQQSLHYGSIDRLFVGGEVITPRGILPMTDFPVSAAGPDLKQLVLGSEGRMGVLTKAMVKITPIPEVDDVFGVFFPDWTEAFEGVRNLAAAELPLSMIRLSNPVETMTNLYLAGHEREIALLKKYLSLRGIPENGCCMCLIGIIGSRRIARAVKGEVNSIIGRHGAVSVGRSMGKGWKKNRFRTPYLRNTLWDAGYAVDTLETSVPWDRVEETMDEIERVIGKGLMPFDENVHVFTHLSRIYATGSSIYTQFVFRLGETPEATVERWKILKDAASRVIVKVGGTISHQHGVGIDHKPYLEAEKGSVGMGLLKEITTYLDPERRMNPTKLI, translated from the coding sequence ATGGAGCGCTGGAACGGATGGGGTGACGAGACGGTAACGATGGAACTGCCTTCTCAGGCCCTTGACCTTCTCCGGGGGCTTATCGGAGAGGGAACACCCCGGAAGGATCACAGCCTTGAAGATACCCTGGCGGCGATTCCACAATCGCGGCTTGGAGAATACCGGCTCATTTCAAAGGATCCGCGGGAGCGGCTTATCCATGCTCACGGCCAGAGCCTGCCGGACTGGATAGCATTACGGTGCGGCACGCTTGAAAGGTATCCGGACGGTGTAGCCCATCCGACGACACTGCAGGACGTAAAGGAGATCCTCGACTATACCCAGCGGGAGCATCTGGTCGTCATCCCTTACGGAGGTGGAACAAGTGTCGTGGGACACCTGACGATTCCCGAATCGGACCGCCCGGTGGTGAGCCTTTCCATGAAGCGCCTGAAACGCATGATTACCATGGAACCAGAAAGTCTGCTTGCCACCTTTGAGGCCGGTGTTCGGGGCCCTGACCTGGAAGCGCAGTTGGCGGCGAAGGGATATACGTTCGGGCATTATCCTCAATCATTCGAGTATTCGTCGCTGGGGGGCTGGATCGTGACGCGTTCCAGCGGCCAGCAATCTCTCCACTACGGAAGCATCGACCGGTTGTTCGTGGGCGGGGAGGTCATCACGCCGAGGGGAATCCTTCCCATGACGGACTTTCCCGTATCTGCGGCGGGACCGGACCTGAAGCAACTGGTCCTCGGGTCTGAGGGAAGAATGGGTGTCCTTACGAAGGCGATGGTGAAGATAACCCCCATACCCGAGGTCGACGACGTTTTCGGTGTCTTTTTTCCCGACTGGACCGAAGCCTTTGAGGGGGTCAGGAACCTCGCCGCCGCTGAGCTTCCCCTTTCCATGATCCGTTTGAGCAATCCCGTTGAAACGATGACGAATCTCTATCTTGCCGGACATGAACGGGAGATCGCCCTTCTGAAGAAATATCTGAGCCTGCGGGGTATCCCGGAGAACGGATGCTGCATGTGCCTGATCGGGATAATCGGTTCGCGTCGGATCGCGCGTGCGGTAAAAGGTGAGGTGAACTCGATCATCGGCCGTCACGGCGCGGTTTCCGTGGGCAGGTCCATGGGAAAGGGATGGAAGAAGAACCGTTTCAGGACACCTTACCTGCGCAACACCCTCTGGGATGCCGGCTATGCCGTCGACACCCTGGAAACGTCCGTTCCCTGGGACCGTGTGGAAGAAACCATGGATGAGATCGAACGGGTCATCGGCAAGGGGTTGATGCCCTTCGATGAGAACGTGCATGTCTTCACGCACCTTTCAAGAATTTATGCGACGGGGTCGAGCATCTATACGCAGTTTGTTTTCCGACTGGGTGAAACACCGGAAGCAACGGTGGAACGATGGAAGATCCTCAAAGATGCGGCCAGCCGGGTCATCGTCAAGGTGGGGGGTACGATCAGTCATCAGCATGGCGTGGGAATCGACCACAAACCCTATCTGGAGGCCGAGAAGGGAAGCGTCGGAATGGGATTACTGAAGGAGATCACCACCTATCTCGATCCTGAACGGCGCATGAATCCCACAAAGTTGATCTGA
- a CDS encoding glycerol-3-phosphate dehydrogenase/oxidase, translating to MNVQDIPETWDLIVIGGGITGAGIFREAVRMGFSVLLLEQKDYSWGTSSRSTKLVHGGLRYLREGHLLLTKAAVEERERMLKEAPGLVEQVGFLLPVYKGAGPGKWTVDIGLLLYDLMAGQKQHSFLDLEEFRKMSPHLRQEDLVGGFRFFDAQVDDCRLVLRLIIEAVANGGVALNYTKATEILYDAKGNVAGVVAEDTETRETREFQTKTVINATGAWGEKLHPSPDPKRHLRPLRGSHMVFPLWALPLDHAVAFMHPADDRGFFAIPWEGAVLVGTTDIDHHQDLSEEPVITKEEVDYMMEGIRYYFPSIELSPADCLSTFAGVRPVLSEGKLSPSEESRDYAVWKKQGMVTVTGGKLTTFRRMAWDTLKAAAAFLPEMKEISKKDPVFAKVPEKVTRSQGLTKKTWRRLYGRYGESAKEVVASAAADDLNAIPGTDTLWAEIPFTANREQVRHLSDLLLRRVRIGLLTTQGGREHMERIRRLCSPLLPWSDLRWEDEIDMYHGLWDRAYSLPST from the coding sequence ATGAACGTGCAGGACATTCCGGAAACCTGGGATTTGATCGTTATCGGCGGGGGTATCACGGGAGCCGGCATATTCCGTGAGGCCGTGAGGATGGGATTCAGCGTCCTCCTCCTGGAGCAGAAGGACTATTCCTGGGGCACGTCGAGCCGGTCGACGAAACTGGTCCATGGCGGACTTCGGTACCTCAGGGAGGGACATCTCCTTTTGACAAAGGCCGCCGTGGAAGAACGGGAACGCATGCTGAAAGAAGCCCCGGGCCTGGTCGAGCAGGTGGGGTTCCTGCTTCCCGTTTACAAGGGGGCCGGGCCGGGCAAGTGGACCGTTGATATCGGTCTTCTGCTCTATGACCTGATGGCCGGACAGAAACAGCATTCATTTCTCGACCTGGAAGAATTCCGGAAAATGTCTCCGCACCTCAGGCAGGAGGACCTCGTGGGAGGCTTTCGCTTTTTCGATGCCCAGGTCGACGATTGCCGGCTGGTCCTTCGTCTTATCATTGAGGCCGTCGCGAACGGTGGTGTCGCCTTGAACTACACAAAAGCGACGGAAATTCTGTACGACGCGAAGGGTAATGTCGCCGGTGTGGTGGCGGAGGACACGGAAACAAGAGAAACCCGGGAGTTCCAGACAAAGACCGTCATCAACGCAACCGGTGCCTGGGGCGAGAAACTGCACCCGTCGCCTGATCCGAAGCGGCATTTACGTCCCCTGCGGGGAAGCCATATGGTATTTCCTCTCTGGGCGCTGCCACTCGATCACGCCGTGGCGTTCATGCATCCCGCAGACGACAGGGGTTTCTTTGCCATTCCATGGGAAGGTGCCGTCCTGGTCGGTACGACCGATATCGATCACCATCAGGACCTGTCCGAGGAACCGGTCATCACGAAGGAAGAGGTGGACTACATGATGGAAGGGATCCGGTACTATTTTCCCTCCATCGAGCTGTCTCCCGCGGACTGTCTCTCCACATTCGCCGGTGTCCGGCCTGTCCTGAGCGAGGGGAAACTTTCACCGTCCGAAGAATCCCGTGATTACGCGGTCTGGAAGAAACAGGGAATGGTCACCGTGACGGGGGGAAAACTGACCACGTTCCGGCGCATGGCCTGGGATACACTGAAAGCAGCAGCGGCCTTTCTGCCGGAAATGAAGGAGATCAGCAAAAAGGACCCTGTTTTTGCCAAGGTCCCTGAAAAGGTCACCCGATCGCAGGGGCTGACGAAAAAGACGTGGCGGCGTCTCTACGGCAGGTATGGTGAATCGGCGAAAGAAGTTGTCGCGTCCGCCGCCGCCGATGACCTGAACGCGATCCCTGGTACCGATACGCTCTGGGCCGAGATCCCCTTTACGGCGAACCGTGAACAGGTCCGTCATCTCTCCGACCTGCTGCTTCGACGTGTCCGGATCGGGCTCCTGACGACACAGGGAGGACGTGAGCATATGGAGCGTATCCGCCGTCTCTGCAGCCCCCTTCTTCCCTGGAGCGATCTCAGATGGGAGGACGAGATCGACATGTATCACGGTCTCTGGGATCGGGCCTATTCTCTTCCTTCAACATGA
- a CDS encoding FGGY-family carbohydrate kinase: MNSKDLLLAIDCGTQSLKALVFDMKGTLLARQRVAFRPYFSDNPGWAEQDPEVFWRSLCQACQELWQRGDVPRDRIAGVSLTTQRASVINLDRRGKPLRPAVIWLDQRKTYNLPPLGGLWGFLFKALRLSGTIDYFRSEAEANWISTYQPDVWRNTHKYLLLSGYLNHRLTGEFVDSVGSQVGYIPFDYKKLQWAPGWDWKWKCLSMEREKLPKLVDVGQPLGTITEEASRETGLPKGLPVIAAAADKACEVIGSGSLEPSIGCLSYGTTATINVTSEKYIEAVSMLPPYPAAIPRWHTIEVQIFRGYWMVSWFKEEFGHPEIEEASKQGIEVEELFDELIEDVPAGSMGLMLQPFWSPGLKVPGPEAKGAVIGFGDIHTRAYLYRSILEGLAYALREGKERIEKRTGIPITTLRVSGGGSQSRKAMQLTADIFGLPTAKPHLYETSGLGAAIDAAVGLKLFPDFPDAVQAMTHVGEVFEPDNRNHQLYDALYRDVYKQMYKRLKPLYERIREITGYPEKIS, encoded by the coding sequence ATGAATTCAAAGGACCTGCTTCTTGCCATCGATTGCGGTACCCAGAGTCTGAAAGCGCTTGTGTTCGACATGAAGGGTACCTTATTGGCCCGCCAGCGCGTGGCGTTCAGACCGTACTTCTCTGATAACCCGGGCTGGGCTGAACAGGACCCGGAGGTTTTCTGGCGATCGCTCTGCCAGGCCTGTCAGGAACTATGGCAGCGGGGTGATGTTCCCCGCGATCGGATCGCGGGGGTATCCCTGACCACGCAGCGGGCATCGGTGATCAATCTCGACCGCAGGGGAAAACCGTTGCGGCCCGCCGTGATCTGGCTGGACCAGCGGAAAACCTATAATCTACCCCCCCTGGGAGGCCTCTGGGGTTTTCTCTTCAAGGCCCTCCGCCTGAGCGGGACCATCGACTACTTCCGTTCCGAGGCCGAGGCGAACTGGATCAGCACCTACCAGCCCGACGTCTGGAGAAATACCCACAAGTATCTTCTCCTTTCAGGTTACCTCAACCACCGTCTGACGGGAGAGTTCGTCGATTCCGTGGGTTCCCAGGTCGGATATATCCCCTTTGATTACAAGAAACTCCAGTGGGCGCCGGGCTGGGACTGGAAATGGAAGTGTCTTTCAATGGAAAGGGAAAAGCTGCCGAAGCTCGTTGACGTTGGTCAGCCCCTGGGTACCATCACCGAGGAAGCCTCGCGGGAGACGGGACTGCCGAAGGGGCTCCCTGTTATCGCCGCCGCGGCAGACAAGGCCTGCGAGGTCATCGGGTCGGGAAGCCTCGAGCCGTCCATCGGATGCCTGAGCTATGGAACGACGGCGACCATCAACGTGACGAGCGAAAAATATATCGAAGCGGTGTCGATGCTGCCGCCCTATCCGGCGGCGATACCGCGCTGGCACACCATAGAGGTGCAGATATTCCGGGGATACTGGATGGTGAGCTGGTTCAAGGAAGAATTCGGCCACCCCGAGATCGAGGAGGCGTCGAAACAGGGCATAGAGGTAGAAGAACTCTTTGACGAACTGATAGAAGACGTTCCCGCCGGTTCGATGGGGCTGATGCTCCAGCCGTTCTGGAGTCCCGGGTTGAAGGTGCCCGGCCCGGAGGCAAAGGGGGCGGTCATCGGGTTCGGTGACATCCATACCCGGGCCTATCTCTACCGGTCCATCCTGGAAGGCCTGGCCTACGCTCTCAGGGAAGGAAAGGAGCGGATAGAGAAACGCACCGGGATCCCCATCACGACGCTGCGGGTCTCGGGGGGCGGTTCGCAGAGCAGAAAGGCAATGCAGCTCACGGCGGATATCTTCGGCCTGCCGACGGCAAAACCGCATCTCTACGAAACATCGGGACTCGGTGCGGCTATCGACGCCGCTGTCGGCCTGAAGCTGTTTCCTGATTTTCCCGATGCCGTCCAGGCCATGACGCACGTCGGAGAAGTATTTGAGCCGGACAATCGAAATCACCAGCTCTATGACGCCTTGTACCGTGATGTCTATAAGCAGATGTACAAGCGCCTGAAACCACTCTATGAGCGGATCCGGGAAATTACGGGGTATCCGGAAAAGATCTCCTGA
- a CDS encoding glycine betaine ABC transporter substrate-binding protein yields the protein MIQGKKFVLCLLLAAVMTVTFTFGTAAAEEKKTLSFGVVAWSEALAEGELIKYIMEKEIGQPVKITNPDIGVAYTAIANGDLDLFIESWLPMTHEAYWDKIASKVCDFGPIYEDASLGWAVPNYIPKDVFNSVTDMGKAEVMKKCDGKIIGIDPGSGLMQHSALMMKRYPELKDWKLIEGSDYAMVASLKRAMQRKEWVVVTLWKPHFAFSRFDIRYIEEPRKILGTEERSHMIGRRDFMDVFPSEVSSFLSRLYFTIDQVNELVDLYEKDEDTAAEKFIKNHPKLVHYWVTGEVGD from the coding sequence ATGATACAGGGAAAAAAATTTGTGTTATGCCTGCTGCTGGCGGCGGTGATGACGGTAACATTCACGTTCGGAACGGCGGCGGCAGAGGAAAAGAAAACGCTCAGCTTCGGTGTTGTGGCATGGTCCGAAGCGCTGGCCGAAGGAGAACTGATCAAATACATCATGGAAAAAGAGATCGGCCAGCCCGTCAAGATCACCAACCCCGATATCGGGGTTGCTTACACGGCAATCGCCAACGGTGATCTGGACCTTTTCATTGAATCCTGGCTGCCCATGACCCACGAAGCATACTGGGACAAGATCGCCAGCAAGGTTTGCGATTTCGGCCCCATCTATGAAGATGCCAGTCTCGGATGGGCCGTGCCGAACTACATACCCAAGGACGTCTTCAATTCGGTTACCGATATGGGCAAGGCCGAAGTGATGAAGAAATGTGACGGGAAGATCATCGGTATCGACCCCGGTTCCGGCCTGATGCAGCATTCCGCTCTCATGATGAAACGATATCCGGAGTTGAAGGACTGGAAACTCATTGAAGGCAGCGATTACGCCATGGTGGCATCCTTGAAAAGGGCCATGCAGCGCAAGGAGTGGGTCGTGGTAACCCTCTGGAAACCTCACTTTGCCTTCAGCCGGTTCGACATCAGGTATATCGAAGAACCGCGGAAGATCCTCGGAACGGAAGAACGGAGCCACATGATCGGCCGGCGTGACTTCATGGACGTTTTCCCGAGCGAGGTCAGCAGCTTTCTGTCGCGGTTGTATTTTACCATCGATCAGGTCAACGAACTCGTCGACCTCTATGAAAAAGATGAAGACACCGCCGCCGAGAAGTTCATCAAGAACCACCCCAAGCTGGTACATTACTGGGTGACCGGCGAGGTTGGTGATTAA
- a CDS encoding ABC transporter permease subunit yields the protein MGLFDSITFIITNINSGILAVLSFVPVVPLPFNGLSIAIPVLGIILIPVLWWMTSLGTGIFAFVGLWFTANVGLWPETMETFSLTLTAAFIALFFGIPTGIVAGKSDLVERIVRPILDFMQTLPVFVYLIPAVILFGLGPAPGVVATTIFAIPPAVRLTNLGIRGVPAELVEAGEAFGCGYFQLLWKIQLPMARPSIMAGVNQTIMLSLSMVVIAALIGAGGLGIEVVRSIQRMLVGKGFVAGIAVVIVAIILDRATRSIGRRRLG from the coding sequence ATGGGTCTTTTCGATTCGATCACTTTCATCATAACGAATATCAACAGCGGCATCCTCGCGGTGCTCTCGTTCGTACCTGTCGTCCCACTTCCCTTTAACGGGCTGTCCATTGCGATCCCCGTCCTGGGCATCATCCTGATTCCGGTGCTGTGGTGGATGACAAGCCTGGGGACCGGTATCTTTGCCTTTGTCGGGTTGTGGTTTACGGCAAACGTGGGGCTGTGGCCTGAAACCATGGAAACATTCTCGCTTACACTGACTGCGGCGTTTATCGCCCTGTTCTTCGGCATCCCCACAGGGATCGTGGCGGGCAAGTCCGACCTGGTGGAGCGTATCGTCCGGCCCATCCTGGATTTCATGCAGACCCTGCCGGTGTTCGTCTATCTCATACCCGCGGTCATACTTTTTGGACTGGGTCCCGCTCCCGGGGTAGTGGCAACGACTATTTTCGCCATTCCTCCGGCGGTTCGCCTGACCAATCTTGGAATTCGCGGCGTGCCCGCGGAGTTGGTGGAAGCAGGAGAGGCCTTCGGGTGCGGTTACTTCCAGTTGCTCTGGAAAATACAGCTCCCCATGGCACGTCCCTCGATCATGGCCGGCGTGAACCAGACCATCATGCTTTCTCTCTCGATGGTCGTTATCGCGGCCCTTATCGGCGCCGGAGGTCTCGGCATTGAAGTGGTTCGAAGTATCCAGCGAATGCTTGTAGGAAAGGGATTCGTCGCGGGTATCGCCGTGGTCATCGTCGCCATCATCCTTGACCGGGCAACGCGGAGCATCGGGCGACGCAGGCTCGGTTGA
- a CDS encoding glycine betaine/L-proline ABC transporter ATP-binding protein codes for MAELDVRNVYKIFGDKPDEAIALLRQGTSKEEVLEKTGQVVGVQDVSFHLESGNLFCIMGLSGSGKSTLLRCINRLVEPTSGEIYLESNGNRIDVTRLTKKELRVVREKQMAMIFQHFALFPYRTVLSNVAFGLEVQGIPKKDREGKAQEILELVGLGEWGKAYPPQLSGGMQQRVGLARALASEGDLLLMDEPFSALDPLIKVNMQDELINLQNQVKRTILFVTHDLDEALKLGDKIAIMEQGRIVQMGTPEQIIVNPKTEYVTRFVENADATGVITLGTIARRLPLNRDGGIPVDASVLGKEPSLFAKYRDVVYCLDENSRPLGCIRRGRTFPLRHAHAHMPSKDARRVFLMADDQMLLKDLMYIRLETSVNPVVVVSDIGVFQGVITEKEVLQGILEKGRSNGNATQEAGKGELR; via the coding sequence ATGGCAGAACTTGATGTGCGAAACGTCTATAAAATATTCGGCGATAAACCCGATGAAGCCATCGCTCTCCTCAGGCAGGGAACATCAAAGGAAGAAGTCCTGGAAAAGACCGGGCAGGTCGTGGGTGTACAGGACGTCAGTTTCCATCTGGAATCGGGAAACCTGTTCTGTATCATGGGCCTGTCAGGCAGCGGTAAATCCACCCTCCTTCGCTGCATCAACCGGCTAGTGGAACCGACGAGCGGTGAGATCTACCTTGAGAGCAACGGCAACCGGATCGATGTCACCCGTCTGACGAAAAAAGAACTGAGGGTGGTACGGGAAAAACAGATGGCAATGATTTTTCAGCATTTCGCCCTTTTCCCCTACCGAACCGTGCTTTCGAACGTCGCCTTCGGCCTTGAAGTGCAGGGAATTCCCAAGAAGGACCGTGAGGGGAAAGCCCAGGAAATCCTTGAACTTGTCGGCCTTGGCGAATGGGGCAAGGCATACCCTCCTCAGCTTTCGGGCGGGATGCAGCAACGGGTCGGCCTGGCACGGGCCCTCGCTTCCGAAGGAGACCTGCTGCTGATGGACGAACCTTTCAGTGCCCTGGACCCCCTCATCAAGGTCAACATGCAGGACGAGCTGATAAACCTGCAGAATCAGGTCAAGCGTACCATTCTCTTCGTAACCCACGATCTCGACGAAGCGCTCAAGCTCGGCGACAAGATCGCCATCATGGAGCAGGGTCGCATCGTGCAGATGGGAACGCCCGAGCAGATAATCGTGAACCCGAAAACGGAATATGTCACGAGATTCGTGGAAAACGCCGATGCCACGGGTGTCATAACGCTCGGCACCATTGCCCGGAGACTTCCCCTCAACCGCGACGGGGGAATCCCGGTGGACGCATCGGTCCTGGGAAAAGAACCTTCTCTCTTCGCGAAATACCGGGATGTTGTTTACTGCCTGGATGAGAACTCCCGTCCCCTGGGATGTATCCGCCGGGGTCGTACCTTTCCCCTCCGTCATGCCCACGCGCACATGCCCTCAAAGGACGCGCGCAGGGTCTTTCTGATGGCCGACGATCAGATGCTCTTGAAGGACCTGATGTACATCCGTCTCGAAACATCGGTCAATCCCGTCGTGGTGGTATCCGATATCGGCGTCTTCCAGGGTGTCATCACCGAAAAGGAGGTCCTTCAGGGAATTCTCGAGAAAGGGCGTTCCAACGGCAATGCAACACAAGAAGCCGGCAAAGGAGAACTCAGATGA